A single Drosophila miranda strain MSH22 chromosome XR, D.miranda_PacBio2.1, whole genome shotgun sequence DNA region contains:
- the LOC108153053 gene encoding knirps-related protein: protein MMNQDNPYAMNQTCKVCGEPAAGFHFGAFTCEGCKSFFGRSYNNLSSITDCKNNGECIINKKNRTACKACRLKKCLMVGMSKSGSRYGRRSNWFKIHCLLQEQQQQAVAAMAAHHNSQQAGGGGGGGGGGPSGGPGGMSGMPNGVKGMSGQGSAAAAAALGMLGHPGGYPGLYAAAAAGGGGPRSKEELMMLGLEVSGDYGMLKHPSVVASPSVSSPDSHNSDSSVEVSVRGNPLLHLGAKPSAGGGCASTPGGDANQSTSTAPGRPPQLQQRKDLPTFHLPLPFPGLGSMSVMPPPPFLPPSHLLFPGYHPALYQHHQGLLKPTPEQQQQQAAVAAAAVQHLFNSSGAAGQRGFAPTAASSPFGNHHPLEEAPPGHPHNHSSSNTNNSQSQHQHQHHILANGGKGVSAADELTKRFYLDAVLKSQQHGSPPPMATKLAPLQHTKQDYSISALVTPNSESGGGGGRVKSRQSNGGQGEDAAREDTSDKEENVDETEDEHDEEEEEEEEDLVVSMTPPHSPAQQLQDLDHDHDQDLALSPSVAQDNPIDLSMKTTGSSLSSKSSCQDIEVEPPEPLSSDRSEKIEDDDDAVEEEEEALEDEDEEVKVTAEDGDVDEEYPKEQTHKNNKNNNNNSISSNNNNNNSNNNNNNNNNNSLSDNEANDTIKRKLDELIEEASSGKRLRLSEASPVKALALDLTTKV, encoded by the exons ATGAATCAGACGTGCAAGGTGTGCGGAGAGCCGGCGGCTGGATTCCATTTTGGTGCTTTCACATGCGAGGGCTGCAAG TCCTTCTTTGGCCGCTCGTACAACAACCTGTCGTCGATCACGGACTGCAAGAACAACGGCGAGTGCATCATCAACAAGAAGAACCGCACCGCCTGCAAGGCCTGCCGCCTGAAGAAGTGCCTCATGGTGGGCATGTCCAAGAGCGGCTCCCGCTACGGCCGTCGCTCCAACTGGTTCAAGATCCACTGCCTgctgcaggagcagcagcagcaggcggtggCCGCCATGGCGGCGCATCACAACAGCCAGCAGgcgggcggcggcggtggcggtggcggcggcggacCGAGCGGCGGTCCTGGCGGAATGAGTGGCATGCCGAACGGGGTCAAGGGCATGTCCGGCCAGGGCTCGGCGGCTGCTGCGGCCGCGCTGGGTATGCTCGGGCATCCCGGCGGCTACCCCGGACTCTATGCGGCTGCCGCCGCTGGCGGCGGGGGTCCCCGATCGAAGGAGGAGCTCATGATGCTGGGACTGGAGGTGAGCGGCGACTACGGGATGCTGAAGCATCCCTCGGTGGTGGCCTCCCCGTCCGTCAGCTCTCCCGACTCCCACAACTCCGACAGCTCCGTGGAGGTCTCTGTGCGGGGCAATCCGCTGCTCCATTTGGGGGCCAAGCCGAGCGCCGGCGGGGGCTGCGCCTCCACTCCCGGGGGAGATGCCAACCAATCGACGAGCACGGCGCCGGGCAGGCCGccacagctgcagcagcgCAAGGATCTGCCGACGTTCCACCTTCCGCTCCCCTTCCCCGGCCTCGGGTCGATGTCTGTGATGCCGCCGCCCCCCTTCCTGCCGCCCTCGCACCTCCTCTTCCCCGGCTACCATCCCGCCCTCTATCAGCACCATCAGGGTCTGCTGAAGCCCACGcccgagcagcagcagcagcaggcggccgTCGCCGCGGCAGCCGTCCAGCATCTCTTCAATTCGAGCGGCGCGGCGGGACAGCGCGGATTCGCACCGACAGCCGCATCCTCGCCCTTCGGGAACCACCATCCGCTGGAGGAGGCGCCACCGGGCCACCCGCAcaaccacagcagcagcaacaccaacaacagccagagccagcaccagcaccagcaccacaTCCTGGCCAATGGCGGCAAGGGAGTGTCGGCGGCGGATGAGCTGACCAAACGCTTCTATCTGGATGCCGTTCTCAAGTCGCAGCAGCACGGCAGTCCGCCGCCGATGGCCACCAAGCTGGCGCCGCTGCAGCACACCAAACAGGACTATTCCATATCCGCTTTGGTGACCCCGAACTCTGagagcggcggcggcggcggcagggTCAAGAGCAGGCAGAGCAATGGTGGCCAGGGGGAGGATGCAGCGAGAGAGGATACAAGTGATAAGGAGGAGAACGTGGATGAGACAGAGGATGAGCatgacgaggaggaggaggaggaggaggaagatcTAGTGGTGTCCATGACGCCTCCGCATTCGCCGGCGCAACAGCTGCAGGACCTCGACCACGACCACGACCAGGACCTGGCCCTGTCCCCCTCTGTGGCTCAGGATAATCCCATTGATTTGAGTATGAAGACCACGGGGAGTTCTTTGAGCAGTAAATCCAGTTGCCAGGACATCGAGGTGGAACCGCCAGAGCCGCTGTCCAGCGATCGATCGGAGAAGATCGAAGATGACGACGATGCAgtagaggaggaggaggaggcgctggaggacgaggacgaggaggtgAAAGTAACAGCCGAAGATGGGGACGTGGACGAAGAGTATCCAAAAGAACAGacccacaaaaacaacaaaaacaacaacaacaacagtatCAGCAgtaacaacaataacaataacagtaataataataacaataataataataacaatagtTTAAGTGATAATGAGGCCAATGATACGATCAAACGGAAACTGGACGAGCTGATCGAAGAGGCATCCAGCGGCAAGCGTTTGCGTCTGTCGGAGGCGTCGCCCGTCAAGGCCCTGGCTCTGGATCTAACCACAAAGGTCTAG